The genomic DNA CGCAGGGTGGCTGTGCGCAGGTGCTCGAGAAAATCCTCGTAGGCGTTGCGGATGCCGCTTTCGAGATCGAAGGAAGGCCGCCATCCCGTGGCGAGCAGCTTCGAGCTGTCCATGAGCTTGCGCGGCGTGCCGTCGGGCTTCGTGGTGTCCCATTCGAGGCGGCCTTGGAAGCCGATCACGCGGGCGATCGTTTCGGCGAGCTCGCGAATGGTCACGTCGGAGCCGTAGCCGACGTTGATCCAGTCCGGGGGATCCTCCATCTGCAGCACGGCGAAGAGGCCGGCGGCAAGGTCGTCGGAGTGGAGGAACTCGCGATACGGCGAGCCGGTGCCCCAGATGGTGACGCTCTCGGCGTGGGATTCCCTGGCTTCGTGGAAGCGGCGAATGAGTGCCGGCAGCACGTGCGAGTTGTCGGGATGGTAGTTGTCGCCGGGGCCGTAGAGATTCGTCGGCATGGCGGAGTGGAACAGCACCCCGTATTGTTTGCGGTAATACTGGCAGAGCTTCAGTCCGGTGATCTTGGCGATGGCGTAGGGCTCGTTCGTCGGCTCGAGCTCGGAGGTGAGCAGGCATTCCTCGGTCATCGGCTGCGGGGCGAGCCGCGGATAGATGCAGGAACTGCCGAGGAAGAGCAGGCGCTTCACGCCGCTGAGCCAGGCCTGGTGAATGACGTTGTGCGCACTGGCGAGATTCTCGTGGAGAAACTCGGCGGGATACGTGGAGTTCGCGTGAATGCCGCCAACGCGGGCGGCGGCGACGATCACGACCTCCGGCTTCTCGGTCTCGAAGAACGTCTTCACGGCCGCGGCATCGGTCAGGTCGAGCTCGGCGCGAGTGCGGAGGATCAGGTTCTCGAAGCCCCTGGCCTCGAGCAGGCGAACCACGGCAGAACCGACCATGCCGCGATGGCCGGCAACGTAGACGCGAGTGGATGGGGTCATTGGAGCGAGGAGGTTGCGGATCAGGGCTGAATAGAGGAGACGGCCTCGTTATAGGCAAGCTCGCGCCGCGCCAATTCGAGATCGGCCTCGGTCATGATCTTCACGAGCTCCTTGAACTTCACCTTGGGTTCCCAGTTGAGCTGACGCTTCATTTTCGAGGGGTCGCCGATGAGCAGGTCCACTTCGCTCGGGCGTTCATAGCGCTCATCGTGCTTCACGTATTCCTTCCAGTCGAGTCCGAGGAGGCCAAAGCATTCCTCGCAGAACTCGCGCACCGTGTGGGTCTCGCCGGTCGCGCAGACGTAGTCGTCGGGCTGGTCCTGCTGGAGCATCAGCCACATCACCTCGACGTATTCCTTCGCGTAACCCCAGTCGCGCTTCGCGTCGACGTTGCCGAGGAAGAGCGAATCCTGCAGGCCCATCTTGATGCGGGTGGCGGCGCGGGTGATCTTGCGCGTGACGAAGGTCTCGCCGCGGCGGGGACTCTCGTGGTTGAAGAGGATGCCGTTCGAGGCGTGGAGGTTGTAGGCCTCGCGGAAATTCACGGTGAGCCAGTAGGCGAAAACCTTCGCGCAACCGTAGGGCGAGCGCGGATGGAAGGGCGTGGTCTCGCTCTGCGGGACTTCGTGGA from Chthoniobacterales bacterium includes the following:
- a CDS encoding GDP-L-fucose synthase, whose protein sequence is MTPSTRVYVAGHRGMVGSAVVRLLEARGFENLILRTRAELDLTDAAAVKTFFETEKPEVVIVAAARVGGIHANSTYPAEFLHENLASAHNVIHQAWLSGVKRLLFLGSSCIYPRLAPQPMTEECLLTSELEPTNEPYAIAKITGLKLCQYYRKQYGVLFHSAMPTNLYGPGDNYHPDNSHVLPALIRRFHEARESHAESVTIWGTGSPYREFLHSDDLAAGLFAVLQMEDPPDWINVGYGSDVTIRELAETIARVIGFQGRLEWDTTKPDGTPRKLMDSSKLLATGWRPSFDLESGIRNAYEDFLEHLRTATLRTA
- the gmd gene encoding GDP-mannose 4,6-dehydratase, with the protein product MKKALITGITGQDGSYLAEFLLAKGYEVHGIIRRASTFNTSRIDHLYNDPHVHGTKLYLHYGDLADSVHLVKLLYDLKPDEIYNLGAQSHVRVSFDIPEYTGDVSGLSTVRILDAIREAGLTQDVRFYQASSSEMFGKVHEVPQSETTPFHPRSPYGCAKVFAYWLTVNFREAYNLHASNGILFNHESPRRGETFVTRKITRAATRIKMGLQDSLFLGNVDAKRDWGYAKEYVEVMWLMLQQDQPDDYVCATGETHTVREFCEECFGLLGLDWKEYVKHDERYERPSEVDLLIGDPSKMKRQLNWEPKVKFKELVKIMTEADLELARRELAYNEAVSSIQP